Genomic DNA from Modestobacter versicolor:
CCGTGCCGGGTCTCCACGATCCGCAGCGGTCCGCGGCGGGCGACGACCCGGACGGTCTCGGCGTCGATGGCGCGCTGCCGGGCGGCCTCCCGGTCGGTGCTGGGCTCGACGTGCACCAGGTTGCCCTCGACCTTGGCCACGACCTTGGAGGTGACCACCACGACGTCGCCGTCGGCCAGCCACGGTGCCGCGCCGGCCACCGCCCCGGCCAGGTCGTCGCCGGGGGCGAACTCCGGCAGCCCGGCCACCGGGTGGACGGAGATGCCCGGGGTCGGTGGGACCTCAGGCACCAGCCGCGTCCAGGGCGGCGCGGGCCAGCGCGCGGGTGGCCTCGGGGTCGCTCATCAGCAGCGGGACGGCGCGGACGTCGACGCCGGGCACCGTGGCGGCGTCGCCGGTGTGCACCAGCCAGGCGTCCAGCAGGCCGTCGGCCGACCGTGCGCCGTAGTGCCGGCCGACGCCCTCGGCGCTGACCTCGACGCCGACGACGGGCAGGCAGCGGTCGGCCATCCCGCGCAGCGCGGCGCCGTCGACGATGGGGGAGACGCCGACCACCCGGCCCCGGGCGGCCCGGACGGCGTCCCGGATGCCGGGCACGCCGAGCACGGTGCCGATCGAGACGACCGGGTTCGACGGGGCGAGCAGCACGGCGTCGGCGGTGCCGAGCGCCTCGACCACGCCGGGCCCGGGGCGGGCGTCGTCGACACCGACCTGGACGAAGCTGTGCGCGTCCAGCGCCGCACGGTGACGGACCCACCACTCCTGGAAGTGGATCGCCCGCGGGCGCCCGGTCTCCGGGTCGGTCACCACGACGTGGGTCTCGACCCGCTGGTCGCTCATCGGCAGCAGCCGGACCCCGGGCTGCCAGCGCTCGGCGAGGGCGGCGGTGACGTCGGAGAGCGGGTAGCCGGCGTCCAGCATCCGGGTGCGGACCAGGTGCGTGGCCAGGTCGCTGTCGCCGAGACCGAACCAGGTCGGCTCGGCCCCGTAGGCGGCCAGCTCGTCCTTGACCGTCCACGTCTCGCCGCGTCGTCCCCAGCCGCGCTCGTCGTCGATCCCGTCACCCAGCGTGTACATGACCGTGTCCAGGTCGGGGCAGATCCTGAGCCCGTGCAGGGTCACGTCGTCGCCGGTGTTGACCACGGCGGTGACCTGGGCCCCGGGGGCCGCGGCCAGGACGCCGCGGAGGAACCGGGCGCCGCCGACGCCTCCGGCGAGTACGACGATGTGCACGCCACCATGGTGCCTGATCGGCAGAAGTGCACTGTGCACCCGGATCCCCGGTCGATGATCTTCACGAAACACTTCCGGCCCGATGGGCAGATGGTGTTCAGGCGGGCGGCGTGTCGAGGTGGCCTGTGACCACATCAGAACAACTTGTGACTGGTGGGGCGGCTGTGACTGCGCGTTACACCGACCCGACTTGACCTCGACTCAACGACACGCGTGTAATTCCGACGTTGTCATCAGCCGCCCGACCCGGGAGCAGCCCGGGGGCGAGGCAGCGTGACGAAGCGAGAGGGGACGCAACGTGATGGCCGAGGTGTCGTGGTTGAGCGAGTACAAGACGCAGGCAGCGGGTTCCGCGCC
This window encodes:
- the cofD gene encoding 2-phospho-L-lactate transferase, which encodes MHIVVLAGGVGGARFLRGVLAAAPGAQVTAVVNTGDDVTLHGLRICPDLDTVMYTLGDGIDDERGWGRRGETWTVKDELAAYGAEPTWFGLGDSDLATHLVRTRMLDAGYPLSDVTAALAERWQPGVRLLPMSDQRVETHVVVTDPETGRPRAIHFQEWWVRHRAALDAHSFVQVGVDDARPGPGVVEALGTADAVLLAPSNPVVSIGTVLGVPGIRDAVRAARGRVVGVSPIVDGAALRGMADRCLPVVGVEVSAEGVGRHYGARSADGLLDAWLVHTGDAATVPGVDVRAVPLLMSDPEATRALARAALDAAGA